The DNA segment GCGAATGCTGTTGCAGATCAGATTTATAGCTGTTATGCAACAGGCAGAGAAATTAGAGAGCTCGTAGCAGTTATTGGCAAGGGCGCACTTACACAAAGAGAAGTAACCTACCTTGAATTTGCAGAAGCATTTGAAAAAGAATTCGTTAATCAAGGGTTTGAAACGAATAGAAGCATTGAGCAAACACTTGATCTTGGGTGGGAGCTGCTTAGCAAGTTCCCAAAAAGCGAACTTAAGAAAATATCCGCAGAACTCCTTAGCAAATACTACAAGGAAAGAACAACTCAAGAAATCAGCGATACGAATTAAAATACAATCAAAACACGATGGGAAGTAAGACGAGAAGCGATTTACTTGAAGTAAAACATAAGACAGCTCTTGCTAAGAGGGGCCATAGTCTGCTTAAGAAAAAACAAGATGTTCTTATCAACAAGTTCTTCACGTTGGTTCAAGAGTACAAATCGTTTAAGAAAGACATTGTTATAAAAACAAGAACTGCTTACAAGTCGCTCTCCTTAGATATCGCATATACAGGTATTTTTTCCGCAAGGGCTGTTTCTTACGCGATGCCTTCCTACTTTGACATCTCTTTTGAAGAACAAAACATTATGGGTGTTAGAATTCCTAACATCACCGTTAAGAAAAAAGAAGGAGTTGAGGCATCATATCAGAACAGCCCTCAACTCGCAGAAGCTGCGAAGATGTTTCAACACGTTTTTGAAGATCTCATAAAACTTGCAAGCCTTGAAACCACTCTTCTTGCCCTTGCGGATGAAATCAAAAAAGTCAAAAGAAGAGTAAACGCTCTTGAACACATACAAATCCCAAATCTTGAGCAAGAGCAAAAGGATATTCGTTTTGCACTTGAAGAACAAGAAAGGGAAGGATTTATGCGTCTTAAAGTAATCAAAAACAAACTACAATCTTCCTAAACTCACAGAAATTAGCCATATCTACACAGACTTACGCACATAGGCAATCTTGCCATTTATGGTATTTCACATTAGTAATCGCTCAAAAAGAGTTAGGAAGTTGTACGATCTATCCCTTGGAAAAACAAAGACAGATGAACAACAAGAA comes from the Candidatus Woesearchaeota archaeon genome and includes:
- a CDS encoding V-type ATP synthase subunit D, with the translated sequence MGSKTRSDLLEVKHKTALAKRGHSLLKKKQDVLINKFFTLVQEYKSFKKDIVIKTRTAYKSLSLDIAYTGIFSARAVSYAMPSYFDISFEEQNIMGVRIPNITVKKKEGVEASYQNSPQLAEAAKMFQHVFEDLIKLASLETTLLALADEIKKVKRRVNALEHIQIPNLEQEQKDIRFALEEQEREGFMRLKVIKNKLQSS